Proteins encoded together in one Mycolicibacter minnesotensis window:
- a CDS encoding maleylpyruvate isomerase family mycothiol-dependent enzyme, whose amino-acid sequence MNTPEADSVDRITTALRSCYSAFEALCADLDEAQWSAQSLCPEWTVRDVVDHVTSIEAVLAGWMPQDDRTPPPFDAAADFLRDAATDTASYRQLVSAIYERRRNDLAALSEADLARPSWTPLGPSTYGRFLEIRVFDFWVHERDIATPLGRSTEDTGLGAEIALAEVAGSLGYIVGKKVGLPDGKSITFDLTGPLARQLHVAVDGRAKAVDHVADPDVTLVTDSTTFIQLACGRIDPQAQIDSGALTWKGDNELGDRAARNLRFTM is encoded by the coding sequence GTGAATACACCCGAAGCCGACAGCGTGGACAGGATCACCACCGCCCTGCGATCCTGCTACTCCGCGTTCGAAGCCCTCTGCGCCGACCTCGACGAGGCCCAGTGGAGCGCTCAGTCACTGTGCCCGGAGTGGACGGTGCGCGACGTGGTCGATCACGTCACCAGCATCGAGGCGGTGCTGGCCGGCTGGATGCCACAGGATGACCGCACTCCGCCGCCGTTCGATGCGGCCGCGGACTTTCTGCGCGACGCCGCTACCGACACAGCCTCTTACCGGCAGCTGGTGAGCGCGATCTATGAGCGTAGGAGAAACGATCTGGCCGCCCTGTCCGAAGCGGATCTCGCACGACCGTCGTGGACGCCACTCGGTCCCAGCACCTACGGACGCTTTCTGGAGATCCGCGTCTTCGACTTCTGGGTGCACGAACGAGACATCGCCACCCCACTGGGCCGCAGCACCGAGGACACCGGGCTCGGCGCCGAGATCGCGCTCGCCGAAGTCGCAGGCTCGCTGGGCTACATCGTCGGGAAGAAAGTGGGCCTGCCCGACGGCAAGAGCATCACGTTCGATCTCACCGGACCGCTTGCCCGCCAGCTACACGTCGCGGTGGACGGACGCGCGAAAGCCGTTGACCACGTGGCTGATCCCGACGTCACACTGGTCACCGATTCGACCACCTTCATTCAGCTGGCATGTGGACGCATCGACCCGCAGGCCCAGATCGATTCCGGCGCCCTCACCTGGAAGGGCGACAACGAGCTGGGTGACCGCGCCGCCCGCAACCTCAGGTTCACGATGTGA
- a CDS encoding mycothiol-dependent nitroreductase Rv2466c family protein → MTSRPDSVDFHFDVMCPYAYQTSRWIREVRDLTGLTVNWRFFSLEEINRQEGKKHPWEREWSYGWSMMRIGALLRRQSMAGVDAWYERAGRALHVEGHKPHEKAVARHLLEELGFDPDLVEQAIADPTTNDEVLADHQRVVGASGYGVPTLFFPDGQCLFGPVLIDPPMGQAAVRLWEAVVAWTEFPHLYELQRPKTPADEQRIAEAFRPYLQARDWVSINRGEVVSFADRDPGQPA, encoded by the coding sequence GTGACCAGCCGCCCGGATTCGGTCGATTTCCACTTCGACGTCATGTGCCCCTATGCCTACCAGACGTCACGGTGGATCCGGGAAGTCCGAGACCTGACCGGCCTCACCGTGAATTGGCGCTTCTTCAGCCTTGAGGAGATCAACCGCCAAGAAGGCAAGAAGCATCCCTGGGAGCGCGAGTGGTCCTATGGCTGGTCGATGATGCGCATCGGCGCCCTACTGCGCCGCCAGTCGATGGCCGGGGTCGACGCGTGGTACGAACGCGCGGGACGCGCTTTGCACGTCGAGGGTCACAAGCCGCACGAGAAGGCGGTCGCCCGTCATCTGCTCGAAGAACTCGGATTCGATCCCGATCTGGTCGAGCAGGCGATCGCCGACCCCACCACCAACGACGAGGTGCTGGCCGATCATCAGCGTGTGGTGGGCGCCAGCGGCTATGGGGTGCCCACGCTGTTCTTCCCCGACGGCCAGTGCCTGTTCGGACCAGTTCTGATCGATCCGCCCATGGGCCAGGCTGCGGTGCGCCTGTGGGAAGCCGTGGTGGCCTGGACGGAGTTCCCGCATCTCTACGAACTACAGAGGCCGAAGACTCCCGCCGACGAGCAGCGCATCGCCGAGGCCTTCCGGCCCTATCTGCAGGCTCGCGACTGGGTGTCGATCAACCGCGGCGAGGTGGTCTCCTTTGCCGACCGAGATCCCGGACAGCCAGCATGA
- a CDS encoding bifunctional cytochrome P450/NADPH--P450 reductase, which yields MADLTASPPPDLDHVPSAEGPLPPASDLAGRPYALPVDILGDLHGPLFYADYSGVRKLYACSRELVEELCDEGRFAKNLMQPLERVRQLAGDGLFTAYHGELAWQQAHDVLMPGFSYAGLRNYHGAMLDIGDQLVARWDASAGDRPVDASTDLQKLAMDTVALAGFGARFDSFTHEGLAPVPQSFTAALAELGDAGATAEFDRERAALHRTFDELVKQHRATPSAEADDLLYVMLGDDADGRPLLSDDNIRNQIMTFLIAGQLTTSELMPTTLYNLMHHPAVLSRVTAEVDAVFGVDDDYVPTYDDIGKLEYLRQVINETLRLCPPVVSFDRMALADTVIGGKYPIRKGEAVSVHTGALHRQPEWGDNVELFDPDRFSPARAAARPAAVFKPFGTGARSCIGRQFALHEATLTIARVIHRYRLIDSQHYVLHFDSERSRRPVGFHLSLIRRTPEDRSAAPQAEVTHRNATGAVTPVTAGTTLAVLHGSNLGTCRALAKQLAEEATDFGCTTTVAALDDFAGALPATDAVVIVASSYNGQPTDDAREFLAWLLSDDATLDGTPRFAVLGVGDRNWADTYQAVPQHIDERLTELGAEALLPLTAADTSGDLNGTVEEFSTALREALSAHFGDPDAAPLTDTDEPLYDMRPILGPVTAAIDARFAVTPMTVLENTALVGDDTTLGGAKRFVRIALPEGVKYQTGDHLTVLADNPPELVSTVLELLGIDGDRRLAINPRRASRRLIALDREVSARELLTHFVELRKPVTPSQLRRLAAANPCPPERERLEQLAAAAEPCPLSLFECLMECPACALTGAELLELLEPMTPRHYSIASSSRLAPGLVALVVSVLDAPARSGHGLFQGVASNHLAAVAAGTQIRARVDPARQAFRAGADPAKNVILVSAGTGVAPFRGFLGDRLAAKQEGAPYSPALCFFGVRNPDADYIFRDQFEAAEAEGIVRMRPAFSRAPQDGVRYVQDRIASDADDVWELLGDPAKQTHVFVCGDGAKMAPAVRQAFIDIYRARTGSDEERAHDWLIGLVEADRYVEDVWAG from the coding sequence ATGGCCGACCTCACCGCCTCGCCTCCCCCGGACCTGGACCACGTTCCGTCCGCCGAAGGGCCGCTGCCACCGGCCTCTGACCTGGCCGGTCGGCCCTACGCGCTCCCCGTCGACATCCTCGGTGACCTGCACGGGCCGCTGTTCTATGCCGACTACAGCGGGGTACGCAAGCTCTATGCCTGTTCACGTGAGCTGGTCGAAGAACTGTGCGACGAGGGCCGGTTCGCCAAGAACCTGATGCAGCCCCTGGAGCGGGTGCGCCAGCTGGCCGGTGACGGGTTGTTCACCGCCTACCACGGTGAGCTGGCCTGGCAGCAGGCCCACGACGTCCTGATGCCCGGATTCAGTTATGCCGGGCTTCGCAACTACCACGGCGCCATGCTCGACATCGGCGACCAGCTGGTCGCCCGCTGGGATGCCAGCGCCGGGGATCGGCCGGTGGACGCATCCACCGACCTGCAAAAGCTCGCGATGGACACCGTTGCGCTGGCCGGTTTCGGGGCACGATTCGACTCATTCACCCATGAGGGCCTGGCCCCGGTCCCGCAGAGTTTCACCGCGGCCCTCGCAGAGCTCGGCGACGCCGGGGCCACCGCCGAGTTCGACCGGGAGCGGGCCGCGCTGCACCGCACCTTCGACGAGCTGGTGAAGCAGCACCGCGCAACGCCGTCGGCTGAAGCCGACGATCTGCTCTACGTCATGCTCGGCGATGATGCCGACGGCCGACCGCTGCTCAGCGACGACAACATCCGCAACCAGATCATGACGTTTCTCATCGCCGGCCAGCTGACCACATCAGAACTGATGCCCACCACGCTCTACAACCTCATGCATCACCCGGCAGTACTGTCGCGGGTCACCGCCGAGGTCGACGCGGTGTTCGGCGTGGACGACGACTATGTGCCGACCTACGACGACATCGGAAAGCTCGAATACCTACGGCAGGTGATCAACGAGACGCTGCGACTGTGCCCTCCCGTGGTCAGCTTCGACCGGATGGCTCTGGCGGACACGGTGATCGGCGGCAAGTACCCGATCAGAAAGGGCGAGGCGGTGAGCGTCCACACCGGCGCTCTGCATCGCCAACCCGAGTGGGGTGACAACGTCGAACTGTTCGACCCGGACCGGTTCAGTCCGGCGCGAGCAGCCGCCAGGCCGGCAGCCGTCTTCAAACCCTTCGGCACCGGGGCCCGCTCCTGCATCGGCCGCCAGTTCGCGCTGCACGAGGCCACCCTGACCATCGCGCGGGTGATTCACCGGTATCGCCTGATCGACTCGCAACACTATGTGCTGCATTTCGACAGCGAGCGCAGTCGACGCCCGGTGGGGTTCCACCTCAGCCTGATCCGTCGCACACCGGAAGACCGCAGTGCCGCTCCCCAAGCCGAAGTGACACACCGCAACGCCACGGGGGCCGTCACCCCGGTCACGGCGGGCACCACGCTGGCCGTGCTGCACGGCTCGAACCTCGGCACCTGCCGGGCGCTGGCCAAGCAGCTCGCCGAAGAGGCCACCGACTTCGGTTGCACCACCACGGTCGCTGCGCTCGACGACTTCGCCGGCGCCCTGCCGGCAACCGATGCGGTCGTCATCGTGGCCTCGTCCTACAACGGACAGCCCACCGACGACGCACGGGAATTCCTCGCCTGGCTGCTCAGTGACGACGCAACACTGGATGGCACACCGCGCTTTGCGGTTCTCGGTGTCGGGGACCGCAATTGGGCCGACACCTACCAGGCGGTCCCCCAACACATCGATGAGCGCCTGACCGAACTGGGCGCGGAAGCTCTGCTCCCCCTGACCGCAGCCGACACCTCAGGCGATCTCAACGGAACCGTCGAGGAGTTCTCCACGGCATTACGCGAAGCCCTTTCGGCACACTTCGGCGATCCCGACGCAGCGCCGCTTACCGACACCGACGAGCCGCTCTACGACATGCGTCCCATCCTCGGTCCCGTCACGGCGGCAATCGACGCCCGGTTCGCGGTGACACCGATGACCGTCCTGGAAAACACCGCACTGGTCGGCGACGACACCACACTCGGCGGGGCCAAGCGCTTTGTGCGCATCGCCCTTCCCGAGGGGGTCAAGTATCAGACCGGTGATCACCTGACGGTGTTGGCCGACAATCCGCCCGAGCTGGTGTCCACGGTCCTTGAGCTGCTGGGCATCGACGGCGACCGGCGACTGGCCATCAATCCGCGGCGCGCCTCGCGGCGGCTGATCGCACTGGACCGGGAGGTGAGCGCACGCGAGCTGCTCACCCACTTCGTCGAACTGCGCAAACCGGTCACACCCAGCCAGTTGCGCCGTCTTGCCGCAGCCAACCCCTGCCCTCCCGAACGCGAACGCCTCGAACAGCTGGCGGCCGCGGCCGAACCCTGCCCGCTCAGCTTGTTCGAGTGCCTCATGGAGTGCCCGGCATGCGCGCTGACCGGCGCGGAGCTGCTTGAGCTGCTTGAACCGATGACGCCGCGGCACTACTCCATAGCGTCCTCGTCACGCCTGGCGCCGGGTCTGGTGGCACTCGTGGTGAGCGTGCTCGACGCGCCGGCACGCTCCGGCCACGGGCTGTTTCAGGGCGTGGCGTCCAACCACTTGGCCGCCGTGGCCGCCGGCACGCAGATTCGGGCGCGAGTCGATCCGGCACGCCAGGCGTTCCGCGCCGGCGCCGACCCCGCAAAGAATGTGATCCTGGTCAGCGCCGGGACCGGCGTTGCGCCGTTCCGTGGCTTCCTCGGTGACCGTCTGGCGGCCAAACAGGAGGGCGCGCCGTATTCCCCGGCCTTGTGTTTCTTCGGTGTCCGAAATCCCGACGCGGACTACATCTTCCGCGACCAGTTCGAGGCTGCCGAAGCCGAGGGAATAGTCCGGATGCGCCCTGCCTTCTCCCGCGCGCCGCAGGACGGCGTCCGCTACGTGCAGGACCGGATCGCCTCCGACGCCGACGACGTCTGGGAGCTGCTGGGAGACCCCGCGAAACAAACCCACGTCTTTGTCTGCGGCGATGGCGCCAAGATGGCCCCGGCGGTGCGCCAAGCCTTCATCGACATCTACCGGGCCCGCACCGGCAGCGATGAGGAGCGGGCCCACGACTGGCTGATCGGCCTGGTGGAAGCCGATCGCTACGTCGAGGATGTCTGGGCTGGATGA
- a CDS encoding cold-shock protein: MAQGTVKWFNGEKGFGFIAPDGGAADVFVHYSEIGGSGFRTLEENARVQFEVEQGAKGPQAVGVTVI, translated from the coding sequence ATGGCACAGGGCACTGTGAAATGGTTCAACGGCGAAAAGGGCTTCGGCTTCATCGCCCCCGATGGCGGAGCGGCTGACGTCTTCGTCCACTACTCCGAGATCGGTGGCAGCGGATTCCGCACCCTCGAGGAGAACGCTCGGGTCCAGTTCGAGGTCGAACAGGGCGCGAAGGGTCCGCAGGCTGTTGGCGTTACGGTCATCTGA
- a CDS encoding IS1249 family transposase — protein MSGARNSPTCGVCGSKLVKNGATSAGRTRWRCRTCGASTTQARPDITDKAQLRAFLAWLLTGARPEQLSTSARTFRRDTAWCWRVEVPHPPAPAVAPPVVILDGTYFQTWCLLIATDGHHVLDWQWCDREKKIAWEQILTRLPTPRMVVVDGGTGLAAALRAQWPATRIQRCYFHIFQTVRRHHTLRPRLEPGREILALTKALMHVRDLDQAVFWMTEYAAWESRWDQFLRHRTIARAHTERPAGISEHQRWWYTHQQLRKTRGLYRALIRNRQLFTWIDPDLTTVDQPLARTTSSLEGGPNRALKDLFRTHRGLPTEHARRAAEWKLNSLTATPADPWSLVRPEHRHLPRHHPVELLDDEPLVPVLGTNFSWEDGNGLQHGWAGRSRP, from the coding sequence GTGTCCGGTGCTCGTAATTCCCCGACCTGTGGTGTATGTGGATCGAAGCTGGTCAAGAACGGCGCGACGTCGGCCGGAAGAACGCGGTGGCGGTGTCGCACCTGCGGCGCCTCGACCACACAGGCCCGCCCAGACATCACCGACAAAGCGCAACTGCGGGCGTTCCTGGCGTGGTTGCTGACCGGGGCACGCCCCGAGCAGCTGTCCACCAGTGCGCGCACGTTCCGCCGGGACACCGCCTGGTGCTGGCGCGTCGAAGTGCCCCACCCACCGGCACCGGCGGTGGCTCCACCAGTGGTGATCCTCGATGGCACCTACTTCCAAACGTGGTGCCTGCTGATCGCCACCGACGGCCACCACGTTCTGGACTGGCAATGGTGCGACCGCGAGAAGAAAATCGCCTGGGAACAGATCCTGACCCGGCTACCCACCCCACGCATGGTCGTCGTCGACGGCGGCACCGGCCTAGCTGCGGCCCTGCGAGCCCAATGGCCGGCCACCCGTATCCAACGCTGCTACTTCCACATCTTCCAGACCGTGCGCCGCCACCACACCCTGCGCCCACGACTGGAACCGGGCCGCGAAATCCTTGCCCTGACAAAAGCATTGATGCACGTACGCGATCTCGACCAGGCGGTGTTCTGGATGACCGAATACGCCGCCTGGGAATCCCGCTGGGATCAGTTTCTGCGGCACCGCACCATCGCCCGCGCCCACACCGAACGCCCCGCCGGCATCAGCGAACACCAACGCTGGTGGTACACCCACCAACAGCTCCGCAAGACCCGGGGCCTCTACCGTGCCCTGATCCGCAACCGCCAACTGTTCACCTGGATTGACCCTGACCTCACCACCGTCGACCAACCCCTGGCCCGCACGACTTCGTCATTGGAAGGCGGACCCAACCGGGCCCTCAAAGACCTGTTCCGCACTCACCGCGGCCTGCCGACCGAACACGCCCGCCGGGCAGCGGAATGGAAACTCAACAGCCTCACCGCCACACCCGCAGACCCCTGGAGCCTGGTACGCCCTGAACACCGCCACCTACCCCGACACCACCCCGTCGAACTGCTCGATGACGAACCTCTCGTCCCGGTCCTGGGCACCAACTTCAGCTGGGAAGACGGCAACGGCCTCCAACACGGCTGGGCCGGCAGATCACGCCCCTAA
- a CDS encoding HsdM family class I SAM-dependent methyltransferase, whose protein sequence is MTSQELLQNVVAALEYRDSSGYVDGSAVETSTRGFIWSDLRQKCGVDAVYFKGAVPVVAFAAAESRSDALATQRRLWNYGRVPVLIATTESDVLALSCNTAGTALDPDAALLAHASGGQDLGQVLADFTRFSVESGRLIKRHQRRLDKHNRVDQALLRNLRELRVRLLVAEVPEGDIEPLLGRSIFIRYLEDRGILRTEDLLELNQPASFVSALGQGWQAVSSFFDAMSDHFNGDVFRRGAISRPVTQDALNELSDFFRAADLASGQQSLWPYDFAIIPPELISSIYEQLLSTNQRRDAAYYTPRHLVDLVLDELLSPSWWSGDTRSILDPACGSGIFLTEAFRRIVHQRSVGREDTASFEELSELLVESVYGIDRNADAIGVAAFGLYLALLEHVDPRTAWLTARLPNLIGSNLVISDFFESNVLSSRKFDAIAGNPPWQSQLTTAASQFLQDRERTVPDRQIAVAFVWRAAEMLNNGGLVGLVLPSKTILHNRGTAADRFRLQFFSELDVRTIIDLSPLRRELFGAASSPAAVAIFGYRDTPSEAVLHVSPRRTPIAQIADAIAIPHQNIRRVPRSAAQSDPAIWKPLLWGGPADVALVRHLRESFVSLRATADKNGWSNGPGFQSFKNGDENDAAHLADYPFLPTDQLQAMRLPKQLSAPIEQPVMHRPRRLAIYLAPHVLMRKGFRDFPEASFVPYDVTFTDGLSAIASENSWDGELRAISGILNSSVARYWFLMTASSWGVEREQLHHREWMSLPLPPLSEALIKDIVAVVDVAAGGEPEESWRPKLNSIVEEAFSLSPVERQVVTDSLTIRWSELRFGWTSPAYAAPTESHLHSYAAALQTHLNELEVGLWDVAITQRAHGLAMVSCRQRDDNPNSGDGEPNFSIAQLVHEDARQEPVGVSPVTIIEPEAIVLDGNSVHLVKPDRLSCWMISTARDEAANVFSALLTGEAVDLQDVDA, encoded by the coding sequence ATGACCAGCCAAGAACTCCTGCAGAATGTCGTTGCGGCTCTCGAGTATCGCGACTCGAGTGGCTACGTCGACGGCAGTGCTGTGGAAACCAGTACGCGAGGGTTCATCTGGAGCGATCTTCGCCAGAAGTGCGGCGTTGACGCGGTGTACTTCAAGGGTGCAGTGCCGGTGGTGGCCTTCGCGGCTGCGGAGTCGCGAAGCGATGCCTTGGCAACGCAGCGGCGTTTATGGAACTACGGTCGTGTCCCGGTGCTGATTGCCACCACTGAGTCGGACGTTCTAGCCTTAAGTTGCAATACGGCAGGAACGGCCCTAGACCCAGATGCAGCGCTGCTTGCGCACGCTTCAGGGGGCCAGGATCTAGGACAGGTACTTGCAGACTTCACGCGATTCAGTGTCGAGTCTGGCCGCCTCATCAAGCGTCACCAGCGCCGGCTCGATAAGCACAATCGAGTTGACCAAGCTCTGCTTCGTAACCTCCGCGAACTCAGAGTGCGGCTCTTGGTAGCCGAGGTCCCTGAGGGAGACATTGAACCACTTCTTGGACGTTCTATCTTCATCCGATATCTAGAAGACCGTGGCATCCTCCGTACCGAGGATCTACTCGAACTCAATCAGCCCGCATCGTTCGTTTCGGCGCTCGGACAAGGCTGGCAGGCCGTCAGCTCATTTTTTGACGCGATGTCCGATCACTTCAATGGAGATGTCTTTCGACGGGGGGCGATTTCGAGGCCCGTAACGCAAGACGCGTTGAACGAGTTAAGTGACTTTTTTCGGGCCGCAGACCTCGCGTCCGGGCAGCAGTCTCTGTGGCCGTATGACTTTGCGATCATTCCTCCGGAGTTAATCAGCTCGATCTACGAGCAACTACTCTCAACGAACCAGAGGAGGGACGCGGCCTACTACACACCCAGGCATCTAGTCGATCTCGTCTTGGACGAACTTCTATCACCATCGTGGTGGTCTGGTGACACTCGCAGCATCCTCGATCCCGCATGCGGTTCCGGAATCTTCCTTACGGAAGCCTTCCGCCGGATCGTGCATCAGCGATCCGTAGGTCGCGAGGACACTGCATCCTTTGAAGAGCTCTCTGAGTTGTTGGTTGAGTCTGTTTACGGTATCGACAGGAACGCTGATGCGATCGGAGTGGCTGCGTTTGGCCTTTATCTTGCGCTCCTAGAGCACGTCGACCCTAGGACAGCTTGGTTAACCGCCCGACTTCCGAATCTCATCGGCAGCAATCTAGTCATTTCAGACTTTTTTGAATCAAATGTGTTGTCTTCGAGAAAGTTTGACGCGATCGCGGGAAATCCGCCGTGGCAGAGCCAACTTACGACCGCTGCGTCACAATTCCTTCAGGACCGTGAACGCACCGTTCCCGACCGGCAGATTGCGGTCGCATTCGTTTGGCGTGCTGCCGAGATGCTTAACAACGGGGGGCTAGTAGGACTTGTGCTCCCGTCGAAGACAATTCTTCACAACCGTGGAACAGCCGCCGACCGGTTTCGGCTCCAGTTCTTCTCCGAACTTGATGTTCGAACGATTATAGACCTCTCGCCCTTGCGTCGAGAGCTATTCGGCGCTGCATCAAGTCCGGCGGCAGTCGCCATCTTTGGCTACCGGGACACTCCGTCTGAAGCGGTCTTGCATGTCTCGCCGCGACGAACTCCGATCGCCCAGATTGCCGACGCCATCGCAATTCCGCACCAGAATATACGTCGCGTTCCGCGATCGGCTGCTCAGTCCGATCCCGCGATCTGGAAGCCGCTACTTTGGGGCGGGCCGGCAGACGTTGCGCTCGTCCGTCATCTCCGCGAAAGCTTCGTGTCTTTGCGGGCAACGGCAGACAAGAACGGCTGGAGCAACGGGCCGGGTTTTCAATCCTTCAAGAATGGCGACGAGAACGACGCCGCACACCTCGCTGACTATCCGTTCCTGCCAACGGATCAGCTGCAAGCCATGCGGCTCCCGAAGCAGCTGTCAGCACCAATCGAGCAGCCCGTGATGCACCGCCCCAGAAGGCTTGCAATCTACCTAGCCCCCCACGTCCTGATGCGGAAAGGATTTAGAGACTTCCCGGAGGCTTCTTTTGTACCGTATGACGTCACGTTTACCGATGGACTCTCTGCCATTGCCTCTGAGAATTCTTGGGACGGTGAGTTGCGGGCAATCTCAGGGATTCTGAATTCGTCAGTTGCGAGGTATTGGTTCCTGATGACTGCGAGTTCGTGGGGCGTCGAACGCGAACAGCTACATCACCGTGAGTGGATGAGTCTTCCGCTGCCGCCGCTGAGTGAAGCGCTGATCAAAGATATTGTCGCGGTCGTGGATGTGGCGGCGGGTGGCGAGCCTGAAGAGTCGTGGCGTCCGAAATTGAACTCGATCGTGGAGGAAGCATTCAGTTTGTCTCCGGTCGAACGCCAGGTGGTCACGGACTCGCTGACGATTCGTTGGTCAGAACTCCGCTTCGGATGGACTTCGCCGGCATATGCTGCGCCAACAGAATCACATCTTCATAGTTACGCCGCTGCTCTTCAGACGCATCTCAATGAACTTGAAGTTGGGCTCTGGGACGTCGCGATCACCCAGAGGGCACATGGTCTCGCGATGGTGTCGTGTCGGCAAAGAGACGATAATCCCAATTCTGGCGACGGAGAACCGAACTTCTCAATTGCTCAGCTTGTTCACGAAGACGCCCGACAAGAGCCCGTAGGGGTTTCGCCAGTGACCATCATTGAGCCCGAAGCGATCGTTCTGGACGGTAACTCCGTACACCTGGTCAAGCCAGATAGGTTGAGCTGCTGGATGATCAGCACTGCGCGTGACGAGGCTGCGAATGTCTTCAGCGCGCTGCTGACCGGGGAAGCCGTGGATCTCCAGGATGTCGATGCTTGA
- a CDS encoding IS1249 family transposase: protein MSGARNSPTCGVCGCKLVKNGTTSAGRIRWRCTTCGASTTQARPDITAKAQLNAFLSWLLDTARPEQLASSPRTFRRDTAWCWRIEIPPPPPPATAPEVVILDGTYFQSWCLLIATDGAHVLDWQWCDREKKIAWQQILQRLPAPRMAVVDGGAGLHSALTAQWPATRIQRCYFHIFQVVRRHHTLRPRLEAGREILSLTKALMRVTDIDHAVTWLGEYAAWEARWDHFLRHRSYPRAHVPRPAGIPESQNWWYTHRELRKTRGLFRNLIRNQHLFTWIDPAMTNPGHPLARTTSSLEGGPNRALKDLFRAHRGLPVDHARRAAEWKLNSLTATPRDPWTLVRPEHRNPPRHRTAQQLDDEPLGPVMGTSFSWDDGNGIQHGWAGRSRP, encoded by the coding sequence GTGTCTGGTGCTCGCAATTCCCCGACCTGTGGTGTATGCGGTTGCAAGCTGGTCAAAAACGGCACCACTTCAGCCGGAAGGATCCGGTGGCGGTGCACCACCTGCGGGGCCTCCACGACACAGGCCCGTCCCGACATCACCGCCAAGGCGCAACTGAACGCATTCCTGTCCTGGCTGCTCGATACCGCCCGCCCCGAGCAATTGGCCAGTAGCCCCCGCACCTTCCGCCGCGACACCGCCTGGTGCTGGCGCATTGAAATCCCACCGCCACCACCGCCGGCAACCGCACCTGAAGTCGTGATCCTCGACGGCACCTACTTCCAGTCCTGGTGCCTACTGATCGCCACCGACGGCGCCCACGTTCTGGACTGGCAGTGGTGCGACCGGGAAAAGAAGATCGCCTGGCAACAGATCCTTCAACGCCTACCCGCTCCGCGCATGGCGGTCGTCGACGGCGGCGCCGGATTGCACTCCGCTCTGACTGCGCAGTGGCCCGCCACCAGAATCCAGCGCTGCTACTTCCATATCTTCCAAGTCGTGCGCCGCCACCACACCCTACGCCCGCGTCTTGAGGCTGGCCGCGAAATACTTTCCCTGACAAAGGCTTTGATGCGCGTCACCGACATCGACCATGCCGTCACCTGGCTCGGCGAGTACGCAGCCTGGGAAGCCCGCTGGGATCACTTCCTGCGCCACCGCAGTTACCCGAGGGCTCACGTCCCACGCCCGGCCGGAATCCCCGAAAGTCAGAACTGGTGGTACACCCACCGCGAACTACGCAAAACCCGTGGACTATTTCGCAACCTGATCCGCAACCAGCACCTATTCACCTGGATCGACCCGGCCATGACCAACCCCGGCCATCCGCTGGCCCGCACCACCTCATCGCTCGAAGGCGGGCCCAACCGAGCCCTCAAAGACCTCTTCCGAGCCCACCGCGGCCTGCCCGTCGACCACGCCCGCCGCGCCGCGGAATGGAAGCTCAACAGCCTCACCGCAACGCCCCGCGACCCCTGGACCCTGGTACGCCCCGAACATCGGAACCCGCCTCGACACCGCACTGCCCAACAACTCGATGACGAACCCCTCGGCCCCGTCATGGGCACCAGCTTCAGCTGGGACGACGGCAACGGCATCCAACACGGCTGGGCCGGACGATCACGCCCCTAA